One Tolypothrix bouteillei VB521301 DNA window includes the following coding sequences:
- a CDS encoding S-layer protein, whose product MNFFKVVAASILVLNTTYFTALVNAQDSPVTPPTHGSQVPDACVRNQAETLPIPFSDVSPDHWAFKAVMTMYYCGAFRQATPPSLRQQPQSSEKEQLPQKDSRLQTEQS is encoded by the coding sequence ATGAATTTCTTTAAAGTTGTAGCAGCCAGTATACTAGTATTAAATACTACCTACTTCACTGCTCTTGTTAATGCTCAAGATTCGCCTGTGACTCCTCCTACCCACGGAAGTCAAGTTCCTGATGCTTGTGTCCGCAACCAAGCAGAAACTTTACCCATACCTTTTAGCGATGTATCACCCGACCATTGGGCGTTTAAAGCAGTGATGACAATGTATTACTGTGGAGCATTTCGTCAAGCGACTCCACCCTCATTGCGACAACAACCTCAATCCTCAGAAAAGGAGCAGTTACCCCAAAAAGATTCTCGCTTGCAAACAGAGCAGTCTTAA
- a CDS encoding acyl-CoA thioesterase → MQPFKTLLRVRHYEMDALGHVNNAVYQNYLEQAAVEHSEHLGLTLDVYRELGGVFVMRRVEIDYLRPAIAGDTLEVTTWLKEMRGTRAYRRYEIRKQSQEDLLVTAEALWVWVDVKTMRPRAIPNLLQEKFLQISM, encoded by the coding sequence ATGCAACCATTTAAAACATTACTGCGGGTCAGGCACTACGAAATGGATGCCCTGGGACACGTTAATAATGCCGTCTACCAAAATTACTTAGAACAAGCCGCTGTAGAACATTCGGAACACTTAGGTTTGACTCTGGATGTCTATCGAGAATTAGGTGGCGTGTTTGTTATGCGACGAGTAGAAATTGACTACCTCCGTCCTGCGATCGCGGGTGATACCCTTGAGGTGACAACTTGGCTCAAGGAAATGCGAGGGACTCGTGCTTATCGAAGGTACGAAATTCGCAAGCAAAGCCAAGAAGATTTATTGGTCACGGCTGAAGCGTTGTGGGTATGGGTGGATGTTAAAACAATGCGTCCCCGAGCAATCCCAAATCTTTTGCAAGAAAAATTCTTACAAATAAGTATGTAA
- a CDS encoding TrmH family RNA methyltransferase, with the protein MLTSLQNTLVKQIRKLHSSKERHKQDLFLIEGTHLVEEAVSVNYPLEVVCCTSAWQAANSSLWQQVCNLSERAETVSEEVLKAIATTVQPDGIVATAKRGDRTLKVPFTDIVLALETIQDPGNLGTIIRTAAAAGVSGLWVSEDSVDLDNPKVLRASAGQWFRLATAVSPDLRTTVQQSQEEGMQVVATLPNASLTYWEVDWCKPSLILLGNEGAGLSTELTAMADVQVKIPLQPGVESLNVAICAALMLYEAQRQRNYKL; encoded by the coding sequence ATGTTAACTAGTTTACAAAACACTCTGGTAAAGCAAATTCGCAAACTTCACTCTTCTAAGGAGAGGCACAAGCAAGATCTATTTTTAATAGAGGGAACGCATTTAGTAGAAGAAGCTGTAAGCGTGAATTATCCTCTAGAGGTGGTATGCTGTACTTCGGCATGGCAAGCAGCAAATTCTTCTCTATGGCAGCAAGTTTGCAATCTCAGCGAAAGAGCAGAAACTGTCAGCGAAGAAGTTTTAAAAGCGATCGCGACTACAGTACAACCCGATGGTATCGTGGCAACAGCAAAAAGAGGCGATCGCACTCTGAAAGTTCCGTTTACCGATATCGTGTTAGCATTAGAAACAATACAAGATCCCGGCAACTTAGGTACAATAATTCGTACTGCCGCTGCGGCTGGTGTATCGGGATTGTGGGTGAGTGAAGATAGTGTGGATTTAGATAATCCAAAAGTGTTACGTGCTTCTGCAGGACAGTGGTTTCGCTTGGCAACGGCAGTTAGCCCGGATCTCAGAACAACAGTACAGCAAAGCCAAGAAGAAGGAATGCAAGTTGTCGCAACCTTGCCAAACGCGTCTTTAACTTACTGGGAAGTAGACTGGTGCAAACCCAGTTTGATTTTGTTAGGAAACGAAGGTGCTGGTTTATCAACAGAATTGACTGCGATGGCAGATGTACAAGTCAAAATACCTTTACAACCCGGTGTAGAATCTTTAAACGTTGCGATCTGTGCTGCGTTAATGCTTTACGAAGCTCAAAGGCAAAGGAATTATAAATTATGA
- the murA gene encoding UDP-N-acetylglucosamine 1-carboxyvinyltransferase — protein MEGRLIIPSSGLPDAKSSEADSSVLQIRGGHRLHGHVRISGAKNSALVIMAGALLCSGECYIRNVPLLTDVARMGQVLSALGVGLKQDGEILEIDAREITTSKAPYELVTQLRASFFAIGPILARLGVAQVPLPGGCAIGARPVDLHVRGLQAMGAEVQIEHGICNAYVPGNNNRLRGAKIYLDIPSVGATETLMMAATLADGETIIENAAREPEVIDLANFCIAMGAKIHGAGTSTITIVGVPELHSTEYDIIPDRIEAGTFLVAAAITRSELLLSPVVPEHLIPVMAKLKEIGVTIVEEAPKCLRTLPAETLRAADIETLPHPGFPTDMQAPFMALLTLAEGDSVINESVFENRLRHASELNRLGADIRVKGNTAFVRGVPVLSGAPVLGTDLRASAALVIAGLAAQGKTVVQGLRYLDRGYDRLDMKLQQVGAKVERLPAVPDTNAEETSRVVNPQESAAV, from the coding sequence ATGGAGGGTAGGCTTATTATTCCTTCAAGCGGCTTACCAGATGCCAAATCTTCTGAAGCAGACTCCTCAGTCTTGCAAATACGGGGCGGGCATCGTTTGCACGGTCATGTAAGAATTAGTGGGGCAAAAAATTCGGCACTAGTCATAATGGCCGGGGCTTTATTATGCTCTGGAGAATGTTATATTCGCAATGTGCCGCTATTGACGGACGTTGCACGGATGGGTCAAGTTTTGTCAGCTTTGGGTGTTGGCTTGAAGCAAGATGGAGAAATCTTAGAGATTGATGCCAGAGAGATTACAACATCTAAGGCTCCTTACGAACTGGTGACGCAATTAAGGGCAAGTTTTTTTGCGATCGGTCCAATTCTAGCAAGGTTGGGAGTAGCACAAGTTCCGTTACCAGGGGGGTGTGCCATTGGAGCAAGACCTGTGGATCTCCATGTTCGAGGATTGCAAGCAATGGGGGCTGAAGTTCAGATCGAGCATGGTATTTGTAATGCTTATGTTCCTGGCAATAACAACCGATTGAGGGGAGCAAAGATCTATTTAGATATTCCTAGTGTGGGTGCAACAGAAACTTTAATGATGGCTGCAACTCTTGCAGATGGCGAAACTATCATTGAAAATGCTGCACGCGAACCGGAAGTGATCGATTTGGCAAACTTCTGTATTGCCATGGGAGCAAAAATACACGGTGCGGGAACCAGTACGATTACCATTGTTGGCGTACCCGAGCTGCATTCCACGGAGTATGATATTATTCCCGATCGCATTGAAGCAGGGACTTTTTTAGTAGCAGCAGCCATTACCCGTTCGGAACTTCTTCTATCGCCAGTCGTTCCAGAGCACCTCATTCCCGTGATGGCCAAACTTAAAGAGATCGGAGTCACGATTGTTGAGGAAGCCCCTAAATGCTTGCGGACTTTGCCAGCAGAGACTTTGAGGGCGGCTGATATCGAAACTCTACCCCATCCCGGCTTCCCAACAGATATGCAAGCACCTTTTATGGCATTGCTAACATTGGCTGAAGGGGATAGTGTAATTAATGAATCCGTGTTTGAGAATCGTTTGCGTCATGCTTCGGAGTTAAATCGCTTGGGGGCTGACATTCGCGTTAAGGGGAACACAGCATTTGTTCGAGGAGTTCCCGTGCTTTCAGGCGCACCAGTACTCGGTACGGATTTGCGAGCATCAGCAGCGTTAGTCATCGCCGGACTCGCCGCACAAGGAAAAACTGTCGTTCAAGGATTGCGTTACTTGGATCGGGGTTATGACAGGCTCGATATGAAATTACAGCAAGTGGGTGCTAAAGTAGAGCGTTTACCTGCGGTTCCAGATACGAATGCAGAAGAAACCTCTAGGGTTGTTAATCCTCAAGAGTCGGCGGCGGTTTAA
- a CDS encoding M48 family metallopeptidase — protein MLLPKTQLIGLKADSFRHPLDLEATQALKQIPGVDMIVRSILGPLAEQVFYVENIASSVLVGEKQLPHLHQLLLDACKILDIEPPQLYVRQHPAPNAYTFAMRGKQPFIVVHTSLIDMLEPEEIQAVIAHELGHLKCDHSVYLTPVNILILAAAVVPNVGSFLAQAIQAQLLEWIRCAEFTCDRAALLATQNPRVVMSVLMKLAGGSPTLAPQLNLDAFIAQARAYDEISKTELGEMVKATRTSQLTHPVPVLRAREIDRWASSKEYQKLLQNQKIGYNSEVATKGEWRNW, from the coding sequence ATGTTACTCCCCAAAACTCAATTGATTGGTCTCAAAGCTGATTCCTTTCGCCATCCACTCGATCTGGAGGCAACTCAAGCACTGAAGCAGATCCCTGGTGTCGATATGATAGTACGGAGTATCTTGGGACCTCTGGCGGAGCAGGTGTTTTATGTAGAAAATATTGCATCAAGTGTTCTGGTTGGTGAAAAACAACTGCCTCACTTACACCAGTTGTTGCTAGACGCTTGCAAAATATTAGATATAGAGCCACCTCAGTTGTATGTGAGACAGCATCCCGCGCCTAACGCTTACACCTTTGCCATGCGGGGGAAACAGCCGTTTATTGTGGTGCATACTTCTTTGATTGATATGCTCGAACCCGAAGAAATTCAGGCGGTGATTGCTCATGAGTTGGGACATCTCAAGTGCGACCACAGTGTTTACTTGACTCCAGTGAATATATTGATATTGGCAGCAGCAGTGGTGCCAAATGTTGGATCTTTTTTGGCTCAGGCAATACAAGCACAGCTTTTGGAATGGATACGCTGTGCTGAGTTTACTTGCGATCGCGCCGCGTTGTTGGCAACTCAAAATCCTAGGGTCGTGATGTCGGTGTTGATGAAACTTGCAGGTGGTTCGCCGACTCTAGCACCGCAGCTTAACCTGGATGCTTTCATTGCCCAAGCTCGTGCTTATGATGAGATTAGCAAGACAGAGTTGGGTGAAATGGTGAAAGCTACCCGGACATCTCAGTTAACTCATCCGGTACCCGTACTGAGAGCTAGAGAGATCGATCGCTGGGCAAGCAGCAAAGAATATCAAAAGTTGTTGCAAAATCAAAAAATAGGTTATAATAGTGAAGTTGCTACCAAGGGCGAGTGGCGAAACTGGTAG
- a CDS encoding WecB/TagA/CpsF family glycosyltransferase — MVGGAFRPTQKVLDFPITALRFNDQMQTILKWAKARESKTVCVANVHMLMEAYWNPDFGTVLQNADLVTPDGMPLVWMMKLLGARYQDRVAGMDILLAVCELAQKQNVSVFFVGSQTEILSRMRNRLETEFPSLKIAAMEPLPFRPMTPAEDEALVDKINSSGAGIVFVSLGCPKQENWMAQHKDRIKAVMIGLGGVFPVYAGLHKRAPRMVRDLGFEWLYRLLQEPHRLWNRYTTTIPPFVWLAFKQLLASPSVISTPLHIRERYLGWKIVD; from the coding sequence ATGGTAGGAGGAGCTTTTCGGCCTACTCAAAAAGTGTTAGATTTTCCTATTACTGCCTTGCGCTTTAACGATCAGATGCAGACAATACTTAAGTGGGCTAAAGCTCGCGAAAGCAAAACTGTATGTGTTGCCAATGTCCATATGCTGATGGAGGCTTATTGGAATCCAGACTTTGGAACTGTATTGCAGAACGCAGATTTAGTGACTCCTGACGGTATGCCTCTTGTATGGATGATGAAGCTTTTAGGGGCGCGTTATCAGGACCGTGTTGCAGGGATGGACATATTGTTAGCTGTGTGCGAGTTGGCTCAAAAGCAAAATGTCAGTGTTTTCTTTGTAGGCTCTCAGACAGAGATTCTTTCTCGTATGAGAAACAGATTGGAGACAGAATTTCCCAGTCTGAAAATAGCAGCTATGGAACCTTTGCCCTTCCGTCCCATGACTCCTGCTGAAGACGAAGCACTGGTTGACAAGATTAACTCGAGTGGTGCAGGAATAGTGTTTGTGTCTTTGGGGTGTCCAAAGCAAGAGAATTGGATGGCTCAGCATAAAGATAGAATCAAAGCCGTCATGATTGGTTTAGGGGGTGTTTTCCCTGTCTATGCAGGGCTTCATAAAAGAGCACCTCGCATGGTAAGAGATTTGGGTTTTGAATGGCTCTACCGATTGCTGCAAGAACCCCACCGCCTTTGGAATCGTTATACAACAACTATTCCACCGTTTGTGTGGCTGGCTTTTAAGCAACTATTGGCATCACCCTCTGTTATCAGTACACCATTACATATCCGCGAACGGTATTTGGGGTGGAAGATAGTGGATTAG
- a CDS encoding ABC transporter permease, which produces MNSKELIIEAGRTERQYWKDLWTYRELFYFLAWRDILVRYKQTAIGLAWALIRPFLTMVVFTVVFSVVAKLPSEGDTPYPILVFSAQLPWQFFSGALSECSNSLINNANLVSKVYFPRLIVPTSAVIVSFVDFMISGMILLGLMAWYNFVPEWRILTLPIFILIAFAAAVGAGLWLAALNVEYRDFRFIVPFIVQFGLYISPVGFSSNVVPEEWRLLYSLNPMVGVIDGFRWAILGGTSRIYVPGFVLSLGVVVAVFVSGIWYFRKTERKFADII; this is translated from the coding sequence ATGAACAGCAAAGAACTCATTATTGAGGCGGGTCGAACCGAAAGACAATATTGGAAAGACTTGTGGACATACCGGGAACTTTTCTACTTCCTGGCATGGCGTGATATTTTAGTCCGCTACAAGCAGACTGCGATCGGACTTGCTTGGGCCTTGATTCGACCATTTTTGACGATGGTTGTCTTTACAGTTGTGTTTAGCGTTGTTGCGAAGTTACCCTCCGAGGGAGACACACCTTACCCAATTTTGGTGTTTTCAGCACAGTTGCCTTGGCAGTTTTTCTCTGGTGCGCTTAGTGAGTGTAGCAACAGCTTAATTAATAACGCTAACTTGGTTTCTAAAGTCTACTTTCCTCGATTGATCGTGCCGACAAGTGCAGTGATTGTTAGTTTTGTAGATTTTATGATTTCCGGTATGATCCTACTGGGGCTGATGGCATGGTACAACTTTGTTCCAGAGTGGCGTATTTTAACTCTACCAATATTTATTTTGATTGCATTTGCAGCAGCAGTAGGTGCAGGATTGTGGTTGGCAGCGTTGAATGTGGAGTACCGAGATTTTCGCTTTATTGTGCCGTTTATTGTTCAGTTTGGGCTGTATATCTCTCCCGTAGGATTTAGCAGCAACGTTGTACCGGAAGAATGGCGGTTGCTCTATTCTTTGAACCCGATGGTTGGGGTCATTGATGGTTTTCGGTGGGCGATTTTGGGAGGAACATCAAGAATTTATGTGCCGGGATTTGTGCTGTCTCTAGGGGTAGTTGTTGCGGTATTTGTGAGCGGGATTTGGTATTTCCGCAAAACGGAACGTAAATTTGCTGATATAATTTAG
- a CDS encoding ABC transporter ATP-binding protein, translating to MSDTVIRVENLSKKYVLAHQQLGGSSSYNSLRDAIATGTKSLAQKLLKPSERKKINPNREEFWALKDVSFEIKQGDRVGIIGRNGAGKSTLLKILSRIVEPTSGSIRIKGRVASLLEVGTGFHPELTGRENIFLNGAILGMSKLEIQRKFDEIVAFAEVEKFLDTPVKRYSSGMYVRLAFAIAAHLEPEILIVDEVLAVGDAQFQKKCLGKMKDIGQEGRTVLFVSHTMKIVEALCSKAILLKTGQVIEIGHVSSVMRTYSNMLGGNAGGEIYHVVSDKLSWKGIANRQDLNTLSHADDLNLVLHFKTHSQKIENFYIDCEIFNERNDDVIHLKSKFVSEGFSVDKYTDFHIEYLIKSPNLAPGNYHMTLYIYTYPDNKEVFWAEKIDVCNVLASSHFNYSEVLDGLKAATIPDFNVVIK from the coding sequence GTGTCTGATACAGTCATTCGAGTTGAAAATTTAAGTAAAAAGTACGTTTTGGCTCACCAGCAGTTAGGAGGGAGTAGCAGTTATAATTCATTGCGCGATGCGATCGCAACTGGAACCAAGTCTCTAGCTCAAAAATTACTGAAGCCTTCAGAACGGAAAAAAATCAACCCGAATCGTGAAGAGTTTTGGGCCTTAAAGGATGTTTCATTTGAAATTAAGCAGGGCGATCGTGTTGGTATTATTGGACGTAATGGTGCCGGGAAATCAACGCTACTAAAGATTTTGAGCCGAATTGTAGAGCCAACAAGCGGTTCTATCCGGATTAAGGGGAGAGTTGCTAGTTTACTGGAAGTAGGAACAGGTTTTCACCCAGAGTTGACTGGAAGAGAGAATATTTTTCTCAACGGTGCAATTTTAGGCATGAGCAAGCTAGAGATTCAACGAAAGTTTGATGAAATTGTGGCATTTGCTGAAGTAGAAAAGTTTTTAGATACGCCAGTGAAGCGGTATTCATCAGGAATGTATGTGCGTTTGGCGTTTGCAATTGCTGCTCACTTGGAACCAGAAATACTAATTGTGGATGAGGTATTGGCAGTGGGAGATGCCCAGTTCCAGAAAAAATGTTTAGGAAAAATGAAGGATATAGGGCAAGAGGGAAGAACAGTACTATTTGTTAGTCATACTATGAAGATAGTAGAAGCGCTTTGTTCAAAAGCTATTTTATTAAAAACTGGTCAAGTTATAGAGATTGGTCATGTAAGTTCTGTGATGAGAACTTATTCAAATATGCTGGGTGGAAATGCTGGAGGAGAAATATATCATGTTGTAAGTGATAAGTTATCTTGGAAAGGTATTGCAAATCGTCAAGATTTAAATACTTTAAGTCATGCAGATGACTTGAACTTGGTGTTGCACTTCAAAACTCATAGTCAAAAAATTGAAAATTTTTATATTGATTGTGAAATTTTTAATGAACGAAATGACGACGTAATACATCTAAAATCAAAATTTGTATCAGAGGGTTTTAGTGTAGATAAGTACACAGATTTTCATATTGAATATCTTATAAAATCACCCAATCTAGCGCCAGGTAACTACCATATGACATTGTACATATATACATATCCTGATAACAAAGAAGTTTTTTGGGCAGAAAAAATTGATGTTTGTAATGTTTTAGCATCAAGTCATTTTAACTATTCTGAAGTGTTGGATGGACTAAAAGCGGCAACTATACCTGACTTTAATGTTGTGATTAAATAA
- a CDS encoding alpha-1,2-fucosyltransferase, whose amino-acid sequence MIIVSLFEGLGNQMFQYAMARRLAEKHSTVLKLDVSSFESNKQRQYGLHCFNIQEHIATQDEIDALLKRPRNKFERFNNKLLNKIGKVSRPSQNFFLEKYFHFDPCVLEAPNNTYLHGFWQSEKYFIDIQDILINEFSFKYPQDDTNRDLNEKIKFHESTAIHIRRGDYINNDETNQLHEVCSLDYYNKSITYIAERVSNPHFFIFSNDLQWVKEKFQINFPITIIEYNNGFRSYEDLRLMSQCKHNIIANSSFSWWGAWLNQNPDKIVCVPQQWFRKKYQDTKYSLPKDCIPWYKDDFLDTKDLIPKNWIQL is encoded by the coding sequence ATGATCATTGTTTCTCTTTTTGAAGGATTGGGCAATCAAATGTTTCAGTATGCTATGGCTAGACGCCTAGCTGAGAAACATTCAACAGTACTCAAGCTAGATGTTTCATCTTTTGAATCAAATAAGCAGCGTCAATATGGTTTACACTGTTTTAATATTCAAGAACATATAGCAACACAAGACGAAATTGACGCTCTATTAAAGCGACCAAGAAATAAATTCGAGAGGTTTAATAATAAATTATTGAATAAGATTGGTAAAGTAAGTAGACCAAGCCAAAATTTCTTTTTGGAGAAATATTTTCATTTCGATCCTTGTGTTTTAGAAGCACCTAATAATACGTATTTGCATGGATTTTGGCAATCTGAAAAGTACTTTATCGATATTCAAGATATTTTAATAAATGAATTTTCATTTAAATATCCTCAGGACGATACAAATAGAGATTTAAATGAAAAAATTAAATTTCATGAATCTACTGCTATACATATTAGAAGAGGAGATTATATTAATAATGACGAAACTAATCAATTACATGAAGTTTGTAGTTTAGATTACTACAATAAATCCATTACTTATATAGCTGAGAGAGTTAGCAATCCTCACTTTTTTATTTTCTCTAATGATTTGCAATGGGTAAAAGAAAAATTTCAAATAAATTTTCCCATTACTATTATTGAATATAATAACGGTTTCAGAAGTTATGAAGATTTACGGCTGATGAGCCAGTGCAAGCATAATATTATTGCTAATAGTAGTTTTAGTTGGTGGGGAGCATGGTTGAATCAAAACCCAGATAAAATAGTTTGTGTACCGCAGCAATGGTTTAGAAAGAAATATCAAGATACAAAGTATTCTCTTCCTAAAGATTGCATACCGTGGTATAAAGATGATTTCTTAGATACTAAAGATTTAATTCCCAAAAACTGGATACAACTTTAA
- a CDS encoding glycosyltransferase family 2 protein, giving the protein MNESHSYRATILPVRDGIQRPLWSVMIPTYNCANYLRETLASVLAQDPGKDLMQIEVVDDHSTKDDPAAVVEELGRGRVGFYQQPENVGYIKNFETCLQRSRGQLIHLLHGDDCIRDGFYRKLQRGFDERPEIGAAFCRHIFMDEHGHWHAVSALEQSESGILNNWLERMAVRQIIQTPSIVVRREVYEKLGGFDSRIRCNGEDWEMWVRIATQYPVWYEVEPLAFYRMHSASLSGHSMRTGENIRDLRKVISIIKQYLPPDKASYISSKALEFYAFEALNYARTFAVKGDTSAAMIQIQEALQCYFSPKVINASLKLLTRGFLRLIKLRLNTKLGKTSIS; this is encoded by the coding sequence ATGAATGAATCACATTCTTACCGTGCTACAATTTTACCTGTTCGTGATGGAATACAACGGCCTCTCTGGTCAGTGATGATTCCCACTTACAATTGCGCTAACTATCTGCGCGAGACACTAGCAAGTGTGTTAGCGCAAGATCCAGGAAAAGACTTGATGCAGATAGAGGTGGTTGATGACCACTCCACTAAAGATGACCCAGCAGCAGTTGTTGAAGAACTAGGTCGTGGTCGTGTAGGCTTTTATCAGCAACCAGAGAACGTAGGCTATATCAAAAATTTTGAAACTTGCCTACAGCGATCGCGTGGCCAGTTAATCCATCTACTACATGGTGATGATTGCATTAGAGATGGTTTTTATCGCAAGCTACAACGTGGTTTTGATGAGAGACCCGAAATTGGTGCTGCTTTCTGTCGGCACATATTTATGGATGAACATGGTCATTGGCATGCTGTTTCTGCACTAGAACAGTCTGAGAGTGGCATTCTCAATAATTGGTTGGAGCGAATGGCTGTACGACAAATTATCCAGACTCCATCAATAGTAGTACGACGTGAAGTGTACGAAAAACTAGGTGGATTTGATAGCCGTATACGTTGTAATGGTGAAGATTGGGAAATGTGGGTAAGAATTGCTACACAATACCCTGTATGGTACGAAGTCGAGCCTTTAGCATTTTATCGAATGCACTCTGCCTCTCTTAGTGGACATTCTATGCGTACTGGTGAGAATATACGAGATTTACGTAAAGTGATTAGTATCATCAAACAATATTTACCTCCAGACAAAGCTAGTTATATTTCGAGTAAAGCATTAGAGTTTTATGCCTTTGAAGCACTTAATTATGCAAGAACATTTGCTGTAAAAGGAGATACAAGTGCAGCCATGATTCAAATTCAAGAAGCTTTGCAATGTTATTTCTCCCCAAAAGTAATTAATGCTTCTTTAAAGTTATTGACACGTGGATTTCTTCGCTTAATTAAATTAAGGTTAAATACTAAATTAGGAAAAACCTCTATCAGCTAA
- a CDS encoding glycosyltransferase, protein MKPLLSVIICTHNPRRDYLDMVLQALKEQSLSTEFWELLLVDNASEKRLSSEIDLTWHPQSRHIREEKLGLTPARLKGIEEAVAETLVFVDDDNVLDSDYLEVTLQISKDWKFLGSWGGQIRPQFDEPPAEWTKPYWQWLAIREFDKDIWLNIIEANVYPCGAGMCVRKVVAEKYVSLVLHNSKRSNLDRKGNLLFGCGDMDLAFTACDIGLGMGLFVALKLIHLIPAKRLQEDYLVKLAEGNSYSTLILNSFRGKIPIQPKKSWKGKFYEFYRFWRMSLRERRFYWAHKRGETLAIQEILNKQITHN, encoded by the coding sequence ATGAAACCACTTCTAAGCGTTATTATTTGCACTCATAATCCACGAAGAGATTATTTAGACATGGTATTGCAAGCTCTAAAGGAGCAGTCTTTATCGACCGAGTTTTGGGAACTTTTACTAGTGGATAATGCCAGTGAAAAACGTCTTTCGTCAGAAATTGACTTAACCTGGCATCCTCAATCACGTCACATTCGTGAAGAAAAACTAGGATTGACTCCTGCTCGCTTAAAAGGTATTGAAGAGGCAGTAGCTGAAACTTTAGTTTTTGTTGATGATGATAATGTTTTAGACTCAGATTATTTAGAAGTAACACTACAAATTAGCAAAGATTGGAAATTTCTTGGCTCTTGGGGTGGCCAGATAAGGCCTCAATTTGATGAACCTCCAGCAGAATGGACAAAACCTTATTGGCAATGGTTAGCTATTAGAGAGTTCGATAAAGATATTTGGTTGAACATAATAGAAGCTAATGTATATCCTTGTGGTGCTGGAATGTGTGTCCGAAAAGTTGTAGCTGAAAAATACGTTAGTTTGGTACTGCACAACTCAAAGCGTTCTAACTTAGATAGAAAAGGAAATTTATTATTTGGTTGTGGAGACATGGACTTAGCATTCACAGCTTGTGATATTGGCTTAGGCATGGGGTTATTTGTAGCCTTGAAACTAATTCATCTAATACCAGCAAAACGGCTTCAAGAAGATTATCTTGTGAAATTAGCTGAAGGCAATAGCTACTCGACTTTAATATTGAATTCTTTTCGAGGTAAGATACCGATTCAACCAAAAAAGTCTTGGAAAGGTAAATTTTATGAATTTTATCGTTTTTGGCGTATGTCTTTAAGAGAACGCCGATTCTACTGGGCTCACAAACGAGGTGAAACTCTAGCAATCCAAGAAATATTAAACAAACAAATTACACATAATTAG
- a CDS encoding glycosyltransferase family 4 protein: MIFSLTEQKFIVKGQKYYWFSTTVKEEIKGLRRADLILSIQKDEEKYFQNLIGNKVITVGHTVSLRQPRYISEVRQKILFVASNNDTNIHGINYFIHEVFPKVRIKLHDVQLLIAGNICDVIQDDEDLIKLGYVNNLNDIYDTSDIVINPILFGTGLKIKTIEALGQSKVLITTPEGAKGLERGDKKAFLIANDSEEFAEFLIETLTNLVLSRNLSNNAYSFAKNYNEELFHPLEKYLNNNISPSIEKNENNICHI; the protein is encoded by the coding sequence ATGATATTTTCGCTAACAGAGCAGAAATTTATCGTAAAGGGTCAAAAATATTATTGGTTTTCTACAACTGTTAAGGAGGAAATTAAAGGGCTTCGGAGAGCTGATTTAATTCTCTCCATACAGAAGGATGAAGAAAAGTATTTTCAAAATTTAATTGGAAATAAAGTCATTACAGTAGGTCACACAGTTTCATTACGTCAACCAAGGTATATATCAGAAGTTCGTCAAAAAATACTTTTTGTTGCTTCTAATAATGATACTAACATTCATGGAATTAATTATTTTATTCATGAAGTTTTTCCGAAAGTAAGAATAAAGCTTCATGATGTGCAATTATTAATTGCTGGAAATATATGTGATGTAATTCAAGACGATGAGGATCTGATTAAACTTGGGTATGTAAATAATTTGAACGATATTTATGATACTTCTGATATAGTTATTAATCCTATCTTATTTGGAACAGGACTAAAAATTAAAACTATTGAAGCTTTAGGACAATCCAAAGTTTTGATAACTACGCCAGAAGGTGCTAAAGGTCTAGAGAGAGGAGATAAAAAAGCTTTTTTGATTGCAAATGATTCAGAGGAATTTGCAGAATTTTTGATTGAAACTTTAACCAATTTAGTGTTATCTAGGAATTTATCCAACAATGCATACTCTTTTGCTAAAAACTATAATGAAGAACTTTTTCATCCTTTGGAAAAATATTTAAACAATAATATTTCGCCATCAATAGAAAAAAATGAAAATAATATTTGCCATATATAA